A portion of the Carya illinoinensis cultivar Pawnee chromosome 11, C.illinoinensisPawnee_v1, whole genome shotgun sequence genome contains these proteins:
- the LOC122282648 gene encoding C2 and GRAM domain-containing protein At5g50170 isoform X2, which translates to MQSTTTTALSYKTHPTLNPTFLPDPPTFASFVKNISVSFVSMRLYVYVLEAKDLPVKDSYVNLQVGKHKSKTRILRNTIVPVWNDEFVFRVHGTDEELVVSVYHHVEEPKIFSGSGNLLGRIWIPLWSVAAEKNQTLPPTWFPLERPKTGKFINKECGKIFLTMSLHGISYETSVNHVLCAHSNNNIEEPKELEVSCISCQDIFSSKTPSRKIAEGKYLMKTIANRLEKIFHKNEEALRSDDSSELSSTLSDYEDCMEEHSSSCSFVEAIEMMQSRYNGQDKMPENLQGGILLDQLYIVSSHDLNAFLFSPDSQFSKNLAEVQGTKDVQEGPWMWKSGATSDLTRAVSYTKAATKLVKAVKATEEQTYIRADGREFVVSVSVSTPDVPYGSTFKVELLYKIMPGPELSSGEELSHLVVSWGINFLQKTMMRGMIEGGVRQGLKESFDQFASLLTQNFKIFDMVSVSNKDDVLETLGAEHRSDWQLATEYFWNLTVVSAIFMAMYFLVHSLLSEPSNLQGLEFKGLDLPDSLGELITSGILVIQLERVYNMISHFIQARLQRGSDHGVKAQGDGWVLTIALIEGINLASLVSTEFSDPYVVFTCNGKTRTSSVKLQTRDPQWNEMLEFDAMEEPPSVLDVEVFDFDGPFELATSLGHAEINFVKHTSTELADMWVPLEGKLAQSSQSKLHLRMFVDNNKGVEMIREYLTKMEKEVGKKLSLRSPQKNSTFQKLFILPPEEFLISDFTCHLKRKMPLQGRLFLSSRIVGFYANLFGHKAKFFFLWEDIEDIQVLPPSLASMGSPTLVIILRKDRGLDARHGAKSQDEEGRLKFYFQSFASFNGASRTRTLTPDQKAQISEEQEDQDDTSIMLEDAGSFPDVEDAKLSKVFTAELPININSLMEIFDGGKLEHKIMEKSGCLNYATTTWEPVKPDVFERRLSYKFNRHVSVFGGEVICTQQKFPIPNNEGWIVNEVMALQGVPFDDHFHVHFRYQMEKSHDHSDSSCMCDVYIGVTWLKSIKFQQRITWNITKKFAHRLKEIFEVVDTDREILFRTQQDS; encoded by the exons ATGCAATCAACAACAACAACTGCCCTTAGCTATAAAACCCATCCAACATTGAACCCCACTTTTCTTCCGGACCCCCCAACCTTCGCTTCTTTTGTCAAAAATATTAGCGTCAGTTTTGTGAGCATGAGGCTATATGTGTACGTGTTGGAGGCCAAAGATTTGCCTGTGAAGGACTCGTATGTGAATCTTCAGGTTGGGAAGCACAAGTCCAAGACTAGGATTTTGAGGAACACCATTGTGCCGGTTTGGAATGACGAGTTTGTGTTCAGGGTCCACGGTACGGATGAGGAGCTTGTGGTGTCTGTTTATCACCATGTTGAGGAACCCAAAATCTTCAGTGGCTCTGGGAACTTATTGGGTCGAATTTGGATACCATTATGGTCTGTTGCTGCAGAGAAAAATCAGACATTGCCACCCACATGGTTTCCTCTTGAAAGGCCTAAGACTGGGAAATTCATTAATAAGGAATGTg GAAAAATCTTTCTCACCATGTCTCTTCATGGAATAAGCTACGAAACTTCCGTCAACCACGTCCTTTGTGCACATTCAAATAACAACATTGAGGAGCCTAAAGAATTGGAGGTTTCATGCATATCATGTCAGGACATTTTTAGCTCCAAAACTCCAAGCCGGAAGATAGCAGAAGGAAAATATTTGATGAAGACTATTGCTAATCGGCTGGAGAAGATATTCCATAAGAATGAAGAAGCCTTGAGAAGTGATGATTCTTCGGAGTTATCCAGTACATTATCCGACTATGAGGATTGCATGGAGGAACATTCCTCTAGCTGTAGCTTTGTAGAGGCTATTGAGATGATGCAGTCAAGATATAATGGACAAGATAAAATGCCCGAAAACCTGCAGGGTGGCATTCTTCTAGATCAGTTATACATAGTATCATCCCATGATCTTAATgcctttcttttttcccctGATTCGCAGTTCTCAAAAAACTTAGCAGAAGTACAGGGAACAAAAGATGTGCAAGAGGGACCTTGGATGTGGAAATCAGGAGCCACATCAGATTTAACACGAGCTGTTTCCTACACAAAAGCAGCAACAAAGTTAGTTAAGGCTGTTAAAGCCACAGAGGAGCAAACCTATATAAGAGCAGATGGAAGGGAATTTGTGGTCTCAGTAAGTGTTAGTACGCCTGATGTTCCATATGGAAGTACATTCAAGGTCGAATTGCTTTACAAGATAATGCCAGGACCAGAGCTATCTTCAGGAGAAGAATTGTCCCATTTAGTAGTGTCCTGGGGCATTAACTTCCTTCAAAAGACAATGATGAGAGGCATGATTGAAGGAGGAGTTCGTCAGGGACTGAAGGAGAGCTTTGACCAATTTGCCAGCTTGCTCActcagaattttaaaatttttgatatgGTGTCCGTATCTAACAAGGATGATGTGCTGGAAACTTTGGGAGCAGAACATCGATCAGACTGGCAATTGGCAACAGAATACTTCTGGAATCTCACTGTAGTTTCTGCCATTTTTATGGCTATGTATTTCCTAGTGCATAGTCTACTCTCTGAGCCCAGCAATCTCCAAGGCTTGGAATTTAAAGGACTTGATCTGCCAGACAGCTTAGGAGAGCTTATCACTAGTGGAATTTTAGTCATTCAGTTGGAACGTGTCTACAACATGATCTCACACTTTATACAAGCTAGGCTGCAAAGAG GAAGTGATCATGGAGTTAAAGCTCAAGGTGATGGGTGGGTTCTTACCATAGCTCTAATCGAAGGGATCAACTTAGCATCATTAGTCTCGACGGAGTTTTCAGATCCCTATGTTGTCTTCACCTGCAATGGTAAAACGAGAACAAGCTCTGTAAAGCTTCAAACTCGTGATCCTCAGTGGAATG AGATGCTGGAGTTTGATGCTATGGAAGAACCACCATCAGTTTTAGATGTAGAAGTTTTTGATTTTGATGGTCCATTTGAGCTGGCCACCTCACTTGGGCATGCTGAGATCAATTTTGTTAAACACACATCTACTGAACTTGCAGATATGTGGGTCCCCCTAGAGGGAAAGCTTGCTCAGTCTTCTCAGTCGAAATTACACTTGAGAATGTTTGTAGACAATAATAAAGGAGTTGAAATGATAAGGGAGTATTTGACAAAGATGGAAAAGGAAGTCGGAAAGAAG TTGAGTCTACGATCACCTCAAAAGAATTCAACATTCCAGAAACTATTTATATTGCCACCAGAAGAGTTTCTCATCAGTGACTTTACATGCCACCTGAAGAGAAAGATGCCATTACAG GGCCGGCTCTTTCTTTCCTCAAGAATTGTTGGGTTTTATGCCAATTTGTTTGGACATAAagctaaatttttctttctttgggaGGATATTGAAGATATCCAAGTGCTTCCTCCATCCCTGGCATCTATGGGCAGCCCTACACTGGTTATAATTCTGCGGAAGGATCGAGGTCTTGATGCAAGGCATGGAGCGAAGTCTCAAGATGAAGAAGGCAGGCTTAAATTTTATTTCCAGTCATTTGCATCATTCAATGGAGCTAGCAG AACAAGAACGTTGACCCCTGATCAGAAAGCACAGATTTCTGAAGAGCAGGAGGATCAAGATGACACGTCCATCATGCTTGAAGATGCTGGATCCTTTCCGGATGTTGAAGATGCAAAGTTGTCTAAGGTTTTTACTGCAGAGCTTCCCATCAAT ATAAATTCATTGATGGAAATCTTTGATGGAGGAAAGCTGGAGCATAAAATTATGGAAAAATCAGGTTGTCTTAATTATGCAACTACGACTTGGGAGCCTGTGAAGCCTGATGTTTTCGAACGACGTTTGTCTTACAAGTTCAACCGCCATGTCTCAGTTTTTGGAGGAGAAGTCATATGCACACAACAAAAGTTCCCCATTCCTAACAATGAAGGTTGGATTGTGAATGAAGTTATGGCCCTACAGGGTGTCCCCTTTGATGACCACTTCCAT GTTCATTTTAGGTACCAAATGGAGAAATCTCATGATCATTCTGATAGCTCATGTATGTGTGATGTTTACATTGGTGTTACCTGGCTTAAAAGCATCAAATTCCAGCAGCGAATCACTTGGAACATAACTAAGAAGTTTGCCCATCGACTGAAGGAAATATTTGAAGTTGTTGACACTGACAGAGAGATTCTCTTTAGAACTCAACAAGACAGTTGA
- the LOC122282648 gene encoding C2 and GRAM domain-containing protein At5g50170 isoform X3, which produces MQSTTTTALSYKTHPTLNPTFLPDPPTFASFVKNISVSFVSMRLYVYVLEAKDLPVKDSYVNLQVGKHKSKTRILRNTIVPVWNDEFVFRVHGTDEELVVSVYHHVEEPKIFSGSGNLLGRIWIPLWSVAAEKNQTLPPTWFPLERPKTGKFINKECGKIFLTMSLHGISYETSVNHVLCAHSNNNIEEPKELEVSCISCQDIFSSKTPSRKIAEGKYLMKTIANRLEKIFHKNEEALRSDDSSELSSTLSDYEDCMEEHSSSCSFVEAIEMMQSRYNGQDKMPENLQGGILLDQLYIVSSHDLNAFLFSPDSQFSKNLAEVQGTKDVQEGPWMWKSGATSDLTRAVSYTKAATKLVKAVKATEEQTYIRADGREFVVSVSVSTPDVPYGSTFKVELLYKIMPGPELSSGEELSHLVVSWGINFLQKTMMRGMIEGGVRQGLKESFDQFASLLTQNFKIFDMVSVSNKDDVLETLGAEHRSDWQLATEYFWNLTVVSAIFMAMYFLVHSLLSEPSNLQGLEFKGLDLPDSLGELITSGILVIQLERVYNMISHFIQARLQRGSDHGVKAQGDGWVLTIALIEGINLASLVSTEFSDPYVVFTCNGKTRTSSVKLQTRDPQWNEMLEFDAMEEPPSVLDVEVFDFDGPFELATSLGHAEINFVKHTSTELADMWVPLEGKLAQSSQSKLHLRMFVDNNKGVEMIREYLTKMEKEVGKKLSLRSPQKNSTFQKLFILPPEEFLISDFTCHLKRKMPLQGRLFLSSRIVGFYANLFGHKAKFFFLWEDIEDIQVLPPSLASMGSPTLVIILRKDRGLDARHGAKSQDEEGRLKFYFQSFASFNGASRTLTPDQKAQISEEQEDQDDTSIMLEDAGSFPDVEDAKLSKVFTAELPININSLMEIFDGGKLEHKIMEKSGCLNYATTTWEPVKPDVFERRLSYKFNRHVSVFGGEVICTQQKFPIPNNEGWIVNEVMALQGVPFDDHFHVHFRYQMEKSHDHSDSSCMCDVYIGVTWLKSIKFQQRITWNITKKFAHRLKEIFEVVDTDREILFRTQQDS; this is translated from the exons ATGCAATCAACAACAACAACTGCCCTTAGCTATAAAACCCATCCAACATTGAACCCCACTTTTCTTCCGGACCCCCCAACCTTCGCTTCTTTTGTCAAAAATATTAGCGTCAGTTTTGTGAGCATGAGGCTATATGTGTACGTGTTGGAGGCCAAAGATTTGCCTGTGAAGGACTCGTATGTGAATCTTCAGGTTGGGAAGCACAAGTCCAAGACTAGGATTTTGAGGAACACCATTGTGCCGGTTTGGAATGACGAGTTTGTGTTCAGGGTCCACGGTACGGATGAGGAGCTTGTGGTGTCTGTTTATCACCATGTTGAGGAACCCAAAATCTTCAGTGGCTCTGGGAACTTATTGGGTCGAATTTGGATACCATTATGGTCTGTTGCTGCAGAGAAAAATCAGACATTGCCACCCACATGGTTTCCTCTTGAAAGGCCTAAGACTGGGAAATTCATTAATAAGGAATGTg GAAAAATCTTTCTCACCATGTCTCTTCATGGAATAAGCTACGAAACTTCCGTCAACCACGTCCTTTGTGCACATTCAAATAACAACATTGAGGAGCCTAAAGAATTGGAGGTTTCATGCATATCATGTCAGGACATTTTTAGCTCCAAAACTCCAAGCCGGAAGATAGCAGAAGGAAAATATTTGATGAAGACTATTGCTAATCGGCTGGAGAAGATATTCCATAAGAATGAAGAAGCCTTGAGAAGTGATGATTCTTCGGAGTTATCCAGTACATTATCCGACTATGAGGATTGCATGGAGGAACATTCCTCTAGCTGTAGCTTTGTAGAGGCTATTGAGATGATGCAGTCAAGATATAATGGACAAGATAAAATGCCCGAAAACCTGCAGGGTGGCATTCTTCTAGATCAGTTATACATAGTATCATCCCATGATCTTAATgcctttcttttttcccctGATTCGCAGTTCTCAAAAAACTTAGCAGAAGTACAGGGAACAAAAGATGTGCAAGAGGGACCTTGGATGTGGAAATCAGGAGCCACATCAGATTTAACACGAGCTGTTTCCTACACAAAAGCAGCAACAAAGTTAGTTAAGGCTGTTAAAGCCACAGAGGAGCAAACCTATATAAGAGCAGATGGAAGGGAATTTGTGGTCTCAGTAAGTGTTAGTACGCCTGATGTTCCATATGGAAGTACATTCAAGGTCGAATTGCTTTACAAGATAATGCCAGGACCAGAGCTATCTTCAGGAGAAGAATTGTCCCATTTAGTAGTGTCCTGGGGCATTAACTTCCTTCAAAAGACAATGATGAGAGGCATGATTGAAGGAGGAGTTCGTCAGGGACTGAAGGAGAGCTTTGACCAATTTGCCAGCTTGCTCActcagaattttaaaatttttgatatgGTGTCCGTATCTAACAAGGATGATGTGCTGGAAACTTTGGGAGCAGAACATCGATCAGACTGGCAATTGGCAACAGAATACTTCTGGAATCTCACTGTAGTTTCTGCCATTTTTATGGCTATGTATTTCCTAGTGCATAGTCTACTCTCTGAGCCCAGCAATCTCCAAGGCTTGGAATTTAAAGGACTTGATCTGCCAGACAGCTTAGGAGAGCTTATCACTAGTGGAATTTTAGTCATTCAGTTGGAACGTGTCTACAACATGATCTCACACTTTATACAAGCTAGGCTGCAAAGAG GAAGTGATCATGGAGTTAAAGCTCAAGGTGATGGGTGGGTTCTTACCATAGCTCTAATCGAAGGGATCAACTTAGCATCATTAGTCTCGACGGAGTTTTCAGATCCCTATGTTGTCTTCACCTGCAATGGTAAAACGAGAACAAGCTCTGTAAAGCTTCAAACTCGTGATCCTCAGTGGAATG AGATGCTGGAGTTTGATGCTATGGAAGAACCACCATCAGTTTTAGATGTAGAAGTTTTTGATTTTGATGGTCCATTTGAGCTGGCCACCTCACTTGGGCATGCTGAGATCAATTTTGTTAAACACACATCTACTGAACTTGCAGATATGTGGGTCCCCCTAGAGGGAAAGCTTGCTCAGTCTTCTCAGTCGAAATTACACTTGAGAATGTTTGTAGACAATAATAAAGGAGTTGAAATGATAAGGGAGTATTTGACAAAGATGGAAAAGGAAGTCGGAAAGAAG TTGAGTCTACGATCACCTCAAAAGAATTCAACATTCCAGAAACTATTTATATTGCCACCAGAAGAGTTTCTCATCAGTGACTTTACATGCCACCTGAAGAGAAAGATGCCATTACAG GGCCGGCTCTTTCTTTCCTCAAGAATTGTTGGGTTTTATGCCAATTTGTTTGGACATAAagctaaatttttctttctttgggaGGATATTGAAGATATCCAAGTGCTTCCTCCATCCCTGGCATCTATGGGCAGCCCTACACTGGTTATAATTCTGCGGAAGGATCGAGGTCTTGATGCAAGGCATGGAGCGAAGTCTCAAGATGAAGAAGGCAGGCTTAAATTTTATTTCCAGTCATTTGCATCATTCAATGGAGCTAGCAG AACGTTGACCCCTGATCAGAAAGCACAGATTTCTGAAGAGCAGGAGGATCAAGATGACACGTCCATCATGCTTGAAGATGCTGGATCCTTTCCGGATGTTGAAGATGCAAAGTTGTCTAAGGTTTTTACTGCAGAGCTTCCCATCAAT ATAAATTCATTGATGGAAATCTTTGATGGAGGAAAGCTGGAGCATAAAATTATGGAAAAATCAGGTTGTCTTAATTATGCAACTACGACTTGGGAGCCTGTGAAGCCTGATGTTTTCGAACGACGTTTGTCTTACAAGTTCAACCGCCATGTCTCAGTTTTTGGAGGAGAAGTCATATGCACACAACAAAAGTTCCCCATTCCTAACAATGAAGGTTGGATTGTGAATGAAGTTATGGCCCTACAGGGTGTCCCCTTTGATGACCACTTCCAT GTTCATTTTAGGTACCAAATGGAGAAATCTCATGATCATTCTGATAGCTCATGTATGTGTGATGTTTACATTGGTGTTACCTGGCTTAAAAGCATCAAATTCCAGCAGCGAATCACTTGGAACATAACTAAGAAGTTTGCCCATCGACTGAAGGAAATATTTGAAGTTGTTGACACTGACAGAGAGATTCTCTTTAGAACTCAACAAGACAGTTGA
- the LOC122282648 gene encoding C2 and GRAM domain-containing protein At5g50170 isoform X1: protein MQSTTTTALSYKTHPTLNPTFLPDPPTFASFVKNISVSFVSMRLYVYVLEAKDLPVKDSYVNLQVGKHKSKTRILRNTIVPVWNDEFVFRVHGTDEELVVSVYHHVEEPKIFSGSGNLLGRIWIPLWSVAAEKNQTLPPTWFPLERPKTGKFINKECGKIFLTMSLHGISYETSVNHVLCAHSNNNIEEPKELEVSCISCQDIFSSKTPSRKIAEGKYLMKTIANRLEKIFHKNEEALRSDDSSELSSTLSDYEDCMEEHSSSCSFVEAIEMMQSRYNGQDKMPENLQGGILLDQLYIVSSHDLNAFLFSPDSQFSKNLAEVQGTKDVQEGPWMWKSGATSDLTRAVSYTKAATKLVKAVKATEEQTYIRADGREFVVSVSVSTPDVPYGSTFKVELLYKIMPGPELSSGEELSHLVVSWGINFLQKTMMRGMIEGGVRQGLKESFDQFASLLTQNFKIFDMVSVSNKDDVLETLGAEHRSDWQLATEYFWNLTVVSAIFMAMYFLVHSLLSEPSNLQGLEFKGLDLPDSLGELITSGILVIQLERVYNMISHFIQARLQRGSDHGVKAQGDGWVLTIALIEGINLASLVSTEFSDPYVVFTCNGKTRTSSVKLQTRDPQWNEMLEFDAMEEPPSVLDVEVFDFDGPFELATSLGHAEINFVKHTSTELADMWVPLEGKLAQSSQSKLHLRMFVDNNKGVEMIREYLTKMEKEVGKKLSLRSPQKNSTFQKLFILPPEEFLISDFTCHLKRKMPLQGRLFLSSRIVGFYANLFGHKAKFFFLWEDIEDIQVLPPSLASMGSPTLVIILRKDRGLDARHGAKSQDEEGRLKFYFQSFASFNGASRTIMALWRTRTLTPDQKAQISEEQEDQDDTSIMLEDAGSFPDVEDAKLSKVFTAELPININSLMEIFDGGKLEHKIMEKSGCLNYATTTWEPVKPDVFERRLSYKFNRHVSVFGGEVICTQQKFPIPNNEGWIVNEVMALQGVPFDDHFHVHFRYQMEKSHDHSDSSCMCDVYIGVTWLKSIKFQQRITWNITKKFAHRLKEIFEVVDTDREILFRTQQDS from the exons ATGCAATCAACAACAACAACTGCCCTTAGCTATAAAACCCATCCAACATTGAACCCCACTTTTCTTCCGGACCCCCCAACCTTCGCTTCTTTTGTCAAAAATATTAGCGTCAGTTTTGTGAGCATGAGGCTATATGTGTACGTGTTGGAGGCCAAAGATTTGCCTGTGAAGGACTCGTATGTGAATCTTCAGGTTGGGAAGCACAAGTCCAAGACTAGGATTTTGAGGAACACCATTGTGCCGGTTTGGAATGACGAGTTTGTGTTCAGGGTCCACGGTACGGATGAGGAGCTTGTGGTGTCTGTTTATCACCATGTTGAGGAACCCAAAATCTTCAGTGGCTCTGGGAACTTATTGGGTCGAATTTGGATACCATTATGGTCTGTTGCTGCAGAGAAAAATCAGACATTGCCACCCACATGGTTTCCTCTTGAAAGGCCTAAGACTGGGAAATTCATTAATAAGGAATGTg GAAAAATCTTTCTCACCATGTCTCTTCATGGAATAAGCTACGAAACTTCCGTCAACCACGTCCTTTGTGCACATTCAAATAACAACATTGAGGAGCCTAAAGAATTGGAGGTTTCATGCATATCATGTCAGGACATTTTTAGCTCCAAAACTCCAAGCCGGAAGATAGCAGAAGGAAAATATTTGATGAAGACTATTGCTAATCGGCTGGAGAAGATATTCCATAAGAATGAAGAAGCCTTGAGAAGTGATGATTCTTCGGAGTTATCCAGTACATTATCCGACTATGAGGATTGCATGGAGGAACATTCCTCTAGCTGTAGCTTTGTAGAGGCTATTGAGATGATGCAGTCAAGATATAATGGACAAGATAAAATGCCCGAAAACCTGCAGGGTGGCATTCTTCTAGATCAGTTATACATAGTATCATCCCATGATCTTAATgcctttcttttttcccctGATTCGCAGTTCTCAAAAAACTTAGCAGAAGTACAGGGAACAAAAGATGTGCAAGAGGGACCTTGGATGTGGAAATCAGGAGCCACATCAGATTTAACACGAGCTGTTTCCTACACAAAAGCAGCAACAAAGTTAGTTAAGGCTGTTAAAGCCACAGAGGAGCAAACCTATATAAGAGCAGATGGAAGGGAATTTGTGGTCTCAGTAAGTGTTAGTACGCCTGATGTTCCATATGGAAGTACATTCAAGGTCGAATTGCTTTACAAGATAATGCCAGGACCAGAGCTATCTTCAGGAGAAGAATTGTCCCATTTAGTAGTGTCCTGGGGCATTAACTTCCTTCAAAAGACAATGATGAGAGGCATGATTGAAGGAGGAGTTCGTCAGGGACTGAAGGAGAGCTTTGACCAATTTGCCAGCTTGCTCActcagaattttaaaatttttgatatgGTGTCCGTATCTAACAAGGATGATGTGCTGGAAACTTTGGGAGCAGAACATCGATCAGACTGGCAATTGGCAACAGAATACTTCTGGAATCTCACTGTAGTTTCTGCCATTTTTATGGCTATGTATTTCCTAGTGCATAGTCTACTCTCTGAGCCCAGCAATCTCCAAGGCTTGGAATTTAAAGGACTTGATCTGCCAGACAGCTTAGGAGAGCTTATCACTAGTGGAATTTTAGTCATTCAGTTGGAACGTGTCTACAACATGATCTCACACTTTATACAAGCTAGGCTGCAAAGAG GAAGTGATCATGGAGTTAAAGCTCAAGGTGATGGGTGGGTTCTTACCATAGCTCTAATCGAAGGGATCAACTTAGCATCATTAGTCTCGACGGAGTTTTCAGATCCCTATGTTGTCTTCACCTGCAATGGTAAAACGAGAACAAGCTCTGTAAAGCTTCAAACTCGTGATCCTCAGTGGAATG AGATGCTGGAGTTTGATGCTATGGAAGAACCACCATCAGTTTTAGATGTAGAAGTTTTTGATTTTGATGGTCCATTTGAGCTGGCCACCTCACTTGGGCATGCTGAGATCAATTTTGTTAAACACACATCTACTGAACTTGCAGATATGTGGGTCCCCCTAGAGGGAAAGCTTGCTCAGTCTTCTCAGTCGAAATTACACTTGAGAATGTTTGTAGACAATAATAAAGGAGTTGAAATGATAAGGGAGTATTTGACAAAGATGGAAAAGGAAGTCGGAAAGAAG TTGAGTCTACGATCACCTCAAAAGAATTCAACATTCCAGAAACTATTTATATTGCCACCAGAAGAGTTTCTCATCAGTGACTTTACATGCCACCTGAAGAGAAAGATGCCATTACAG GGCCGGCTCTTTCTTTCCTCAAGAATTGTTGGGTTTTATGCCAATTTGTTTGGACATAAagctaaatttttctttctttgggaGGATATTGAAGATATCCAAGTGCTTCCTCCATCCCTGGCATCTATGGGCAGCCCTACACTGGTTATAATTCTGCGGAAGGATCGAGGTCTTGATGCAAGGCATGGAGCGAAGTCTCAAGATGAAGAAGGCAGGCTTAAATTTTATTTCCAGTCATTTGCATCATTCAATGGAGCTAGCAG AACAATTATGGCTTTGTGGAGAACAAGAACGTTGACCCCTGATCAGAAAGCACAGATTTCTGAAGAGCAGGAGGATCAAGATGACACGTCCATCATGCTTGAAGATGCTGGATCCTTTCCGGATGTTGAAGATGCAAAGTTGTCTAAGGTTTTTACTGCAGAGCTTCCCATCAAT ATAAATTCATTGATGGAAATCTTTGATGGAGGAAAGCTGGAGCATAAAATTATGGAAAAATCAGGTTGTCTTAATTATGCAACTACGACTTGGGAGCCTGTGAAGCCTGATGTTTTCGAACGACGTTTGTCTTACAAGTTCAACCGCCATGTCTCAGTTTTTGGAGGAGAAGTCATATGCACACAACAAAAGTTCCCCATTCCTAACAATGAAGGTTGGATTGTGAATGAAGTTATGGCCCTACAGGGTGTCCCCTTTGATGACCACTTCCAT GTTCATTTTAGGTACCAAATGGAGAAATCTCATGATCATTCTGATAGCTCATGTATGTGTGATGTTTACATTGGTGTTACCTGGCTTAAAAGCATCAAATTCCAGCAGCGAATCACTTGGAACATAACTAAGAAGTTTGCCCATCGACTGAAGGAAATATTTGAAGTTGTTGACACTGACAGAGAGATTCTCTTTAGAACTCAACAAGACAGTTGA